Proteins co-encoded in one Opisthocomus hoazin isolate bOpiHoa1 chromosome 9, bOpiHoa1.hap1, whole genome shotgun sequence genomic window:
- the CTLA4 gene encoding cytotoxic T-lymphocyte protein 4: MLSILVTVGFLCTATAIAKVMEVTQPAMVLANRQGVANLVCKYKHIGNAKEIRVTLLKQTGDRFTEICASTYTMEFKMFSVEDVIQCHVSPSRNNVTLTLTGLQANDTGLYVCKMERMYPPPYFMNKGNGTHLYVIDPEPCPDTAIYLWVLGATASGSFLYSIIISAILMGKAIKRRRCLTTGVYVKMPSEKLEKKVIPFHITVN, from the exons ATGCTCTCAATATTGGTCACCGTGGGCTTTCTCTGCACAGCCACTGCCATTGCTAAAG TAATGGAAGTGACTCAGCCAGCAATGGTGCTGGCCAACAGGCAAGGAGTCGCCAACTTGGTGTGTAAATACAAGCACATTGGGAATGCAAAGGAAATTCGAGTGACTCTGCTTAAACAGACGGGTGACCGGTTCACTGAAATTTGTGCTTCAACATACACAATGGAGTTTAAAATGTTCAGTGTGGAAGACGTCATTCAGTGCCACGTCAGCCCCAGCCGAAACAATGTGACCCTCACCCTCACTGGCCTGCAAGCTAATGATACTGGTCTCTATGTCTGCAAGATGGAGAGGATGTACCCTCCACCCTATTTCATGAACAAGGGAAATGGGACGCATCTCTATGTCATTG ATCCAGAACCTTGTCCTGACACTGCCATATATCTCTGGGTATTAGGAGCTACTGCCTCAGGATCTTTTCTTTACAGTATCATCATCTCAGCCATTCTCATGGGCAAAGCG ATAAAGAGAAGACGATGTCTCACTACTGGGGTCTATGTGAAAATGCCTTCTGAAAAGCTAGAGAAAAAAGTGATTCCATTCCACATCACTGTTAACTGA